A region of Streptomyces cinnamoneus DNA encodes the following proteins:
- a CDS encoding ATP-binding protein has product MAVPHGPAGVGEARHRMRKDLRSSGVPDSVIDDAVLILSELLSNAYRHGRPLGRESGERDDVYGGGSGISGGNGATGGFRAAWRVDERGRLTVEVTDGGGPTRPFPATPSVTARGGRGLNIISALSQDWGVRDASGEVTVWAALSARCSFATRVDADPLLAFSDLDELT; this is encoded by the coding sequence ATGGCCGTACCCCATGGTCCAGCCGGTGTGGGCGAGGCAAGACACCGGATGCGCAAGGACTTGCGCTCCAGCGGGGTACCGGATTCGGTCATCGACGACGCCGTACTGATCCTTTCGGAGCTGCTCAGCAACGCGTACCGGCACGGGCGCCCGCTGGGCCGTGAGAGCGGCGAGCGCGACGACGTGTACGGCGGCGGCAGCGGAATCAGCGGGGGCAACGGCGCGACCGGCGGCTTCCGGGCGGCCTGGCGCGTCGACGAGCGCGGCCGGCTCACCGTCGAGGTCACCGACGGCGGCGGCCCGACCCGGCCTTTTCCGGCCACGCCTTCGGTGACCGCGCGCGGCGGCCGCGGACTGAACATCATCAGTGCGCTCTCCCAGGACTGGGGCGTCCGCGACGCCTCCGGCGAGGTGACGGTGTGGGCGGCGCTCTCCGCGCGGTGCAGCTTCGCTACGCGCGTCGACGCCGACCCGCTCCTGGCCTTCTCCGATCTGGACGAGCTGACATGA
- a CDS encoding glycerophosphodiester phosphodiesterase: MTYAHRQQDGRSERHPLDVVAHRGASDEAPEHTLAAYRKAIEDGADALECDVRLTADGHLVCVHDRRVNRTSNGRGAVSTLELADLAALDFGSWKATGSEPEAPDRDTERAPGRAPDDPAVPTPGNLPGLAPGSGPDPDRTSVLTLERLLELVADSGRRVELAIETKHPTRWAGRVEERLLTLLDRFGLAAPPRDDPSPVRIMSFSARSLHRVQAAAPGLPTVYLMQFLTPRYRDGRLPTGVGIAGPSIRIVRNHPDYVARLRRAGHQVHVWTVNEPEDVELCVRLGVDAVITNRPKAVLTQLGRR; this comes from the coding sequence GTGACCTACGCACACCGGCAACAGGACGGCCGCTCCGAGCGTCACCCCCTCGACGTCGTGGCCCACCGCGGCGCCTCCGACGAAGCCCCGGAACACACGCTGGCCGCCTACCGCAAGGCGATCGAGGACGGCGCCGACGCGCTGGAGTGCGATGTGCGGCTGACCGCCGACGGGCACCTCGTCTGCGTGCACGACCGCCGCGTGAACCGCACGTCCAACGGCCGCGGCGCCGTCTCCACCCTGGAGCTCGCCGACCTCGCGGCGCTCGACTTCGGCTCGTGGAAGGCCACCGGATCCGAGCCCGAGGCCCCCGACCGCGACACCGAGCGGGCGCCCGGGCGGGCCCCGGACGACCCCGCGGTCCCGACCCCGGGGAACCTCCCCGGCCTCGCGCCCGGTTCCGGCCCCGACCCCGACCGCACCTCCGTCCTCACCCTTGAGCGCCTCCTCGAACTCGTCGCCGACTCGGGCCGCCGCGTCGAGCTGGCCATCGAGACCAAGCACCCCACCCGCTGGGCGGGCCGGGTGGAGGAGCGGCTGTTGACCCTCCTCGACCGCTTCGGGCTGGCCGCTCCGCCGCGGGACGACCCCTCGCCCGTACGGATCATGAGCTTCTCCGCACGCTCACTGCACCGGGTCCAGGCGGCGGCGCCCGGCCTGCCGACCGTCTACCTGATGCAGTTCCTGACCCCCCGCTACCGCGACGGCCGGCTGCCCACGGGCGTGGGCATCGCGGGACCCAGCATCCGGATCGTCCGCAACCACCCCGACTACGTGGCGAGACTGCGCCGCGCGGGCCACCAGGTGCACGTTTGGACGGTGAACGAGCCGGAGGACGTCGAATTGTGCGTGCGCCTGGGCGTGGACGCGGTGATCACAAACCGGCCCAAGGCGGTGCTTACCCAACTTGGTCGACGCTAG
- a CDS encoding S1C family serine protease, with protein MSTENDGAAIPSAAGTRPESPTQAPTDPQAHAPAEAPAPDAHVPAAGGGEATAAETATAQQPVTPAATERTAQLPPVPAMPPAAAAPGDPAQQQAAFAAAGASGPGPAGTSGAAGAWYGGADAPPPYGGAAGGAPGGPATPWGAPPPPPPRKRSGGLVAAVLAAALLAGGIGGGVGYWAADRNGSDGSTTVSSSGDPKTESRAPGSVADIAGKALPSVVTIEAQSNSGEGGTGTGFVYDKQGHILTNNHVVASAAEGGKLQATFSDGKSYDAEVVGRAQGYDVAVIKLKDPSGAKLNPLPLGDSDKAAVGDATVAIGAPFGLSGTVTTGIVSAKKRPVASSDGGGGGQASYMSALQTDASINPGNSGGPLLNAQGAVIGINSAIQSAGNGGGFGGGQTQSGSIGLGFAIPINQAKNVADQLIRNHTPIYPVISATVNMKDSGTGAKIAANGANGSPAVTPGGPADKAGLKSGDVIVKLDDTKIDSGPTLISEIWTHQPGDKVTVTFIRDGKQSTTEITLGERRGDNN; from the coding sequence GTGAGCACCGAGAACGACGGCGCCGCCATTCCGTCCGCGGCGGGGACGCGGCCGGAGTCTCCGACGCAGGCGCCCACGGACCCGCAGGCGCACGCGCCGGCCGAGGCTCCCGCGCCGGACGCGCACGTCCCGGCGGCGGGGGGCGGCGAGGCCACCGCCGCGGAGACCGCCACCGCGCAGCAGCCCGTGACGCCGGCCGCCACCGAGCGGACCGCGCAGCTCCCGCCCGTACCGGCGATGCCCCCCGCGGCCGCCGCGCCCGGCGACCCCGCACAGCAGCAGGCGGCCTTCGCGGCCGCCGGGGCTTCCGGTCCGGGGCCCGCCGGGACGTCCGGGGCCGCCGGGGCCTGGTACGGCGGCGCCGACGCGCCCCCGCCCTACGGCGGGGCCGCCGGCGGTGCGCCGGGCGGCCCGGCCACGCCGTGGGGTGCGCCGCCCCCGCCGCCTCCGCGCAAGCGGTCCGGCGGCCTGGTGGCGGCGGTCCTCGCGGCGGCCCTGCTGGCGGGTGGCATCGGCGGCGGCGTCGGTTACTGGGCCGCCGACCGCAACGGCAGCGACGGCTCCACCACCGTCTCCTCCTCGGGCGACCCCAAGACCGAGAGCCGCGCGCCGGGCTCGGTCGCGGACATCGCCGGCAAGGCGCTGCCGAGCGTCGTGACCATCGAGGCGCAGAGCAACAGCGGTGAGGGCGGCACGGGCACCGGCTTCGTCTACGACAAGCAGGGCCACATCCTCACCAACAACCACGTGGTGGCCTCGGCCGCCGAGGGCGGCAAGCTCCAGGCGACGTTCTCCGACGGCAAGAGCTACGACGCCGAGGTCGTCGGCCGCGCCCAGGGTTACGACGTGGCGGTCATCAAGCTGAAGGACCCCTCGGGCGCCAAGCTCAACCCCCTGCCGCTCGGCGACTCCGACAAGGCGGCGGTCGGCGACGCGACCGTGGCGATCGGCGCGCCCTTCGGCCTCTCGGGCACGGTCACGACGGGCATCGTCAGCGCCAAGAAGCGCCCGGTGGCCTCCAGCGACGGCGGTGGCGGCGGCCAGGCGTCGTACATGAGCGCCCTCCAGACCGACGCCTCGATCAACCCCGGCAACTCCGGCGGCCCGCTGCTGAACGCCCAGGGCGCGGTCATCGGCATCAACTCCGCCATCCAGTCGGCGGGCAACGGCGGTGGCTTCGGCGGCGGCCAGACCCAGTCGGGCAGCATCGGCCTCGGCTTCGCGATCCCGATCAACCAGGCGAAGAACGTCGCGGACCAGCTGATCAGGAACCACACGCCGATCTACCCGGTCATCTCGGCGACCGTGAACATGAAGGACTCCGGCACCGGCGCCAAGATCGCCGCCAACGGCGCCAACGGCAGCCCGGCGGTCACCCCGGGCGGTCCGGCGGACAAGGCGGGCCTCAAGTCCGGCGACGTGATCGTCAAGCTCGACGACACGAAGATCGACAGCGGCCCGACCCTGATCAGCGAGATCTGGACCCACCAGCCCGGCGACAAGGTGACCGTCACCTTCATCCGCGACGGCAAGCAGTCCACGACGGAGATCACCCTGGGCGAGCGCCGCGGCGACAACAACTGA
- a CDS encoding lipoprotein, with translation MRRIAWSAVSTVLALGVLTGCSSAGDKDGGAPQAVEASAGTAEEGVKPKASAKPTETARPKAAPKDGRIGDAGTTCVLPVSFEAPKEWKLTGVSDEDAELFRKVFGHPTLKGACELSARPTGVIGFIRVWTTDRPDASPRQVLEEFVAEEKGVSDPEYSELTLGGLPAVEVVYTQRSVLLDEPTRRRDIAVKAPKGVTVLHVDGVESEDAKVVIPGYELVKKTMRPAA, from the coding sequence ATGCGCAGGATTGCTTGGAGTGCGGTGTCCACCGTGCTCGCCCTCGGTGTGCTCACCGGCTGCTCGTCCGCTGGGGACAAGGACGGGGGCGCTCCCCAGGCGGTTGAAGCCTCGGCCGGTACGGCGGAGGAAGGCGTCAAGCCGAAGGCGAGCGCCAAGCCCACGGAAACCGCCAGGCCCAAGGCCGCTCCCAAGGACGGGAGGATCGGCGATGCCGGGACCACGTGTGTGCTGCCCGTTTCGTTCGAGGCGCCGAAGGAGTGGAAGCTCACCGGGGTCTCGGACGAGGACGCCGAGTTGTTCCGCAAGGTGTTCGGCCACCCGACGCTCAAGGGCGCCTGTGAACTCTCCGCCCGGCCCACGGGAGTCATCGGCTTCATCCGGGTGTGGACCACCGACCGGCCCGACGCGTCACCCCGCCAGGTGCTGGAGGAGTTCGTCGCCGAGGAGAAGGGCGTCAGCGATCCCGAGTACAGCGAGCTCACGCTCGGGGGCCTGCCGGCGGTGGAGGTCGTCTACACGCAGCGGAGCGTTCTTCTCGACGAGCCGACGCGGCGGCGGGACATCGCGGTGAAGGCGCCGAAGGGCGTGACCGTCCTGCACGTCGACGGGGTGGAGAGCGAGGACGCCAAGGTCGTGATCCCGGGCTACGAGCTGGTCAAGAAGACGATGAGGCCCGCCGCCTGA
- a CDS encoding AraC family transcriptional regulator, protein MLEKLNQAMEHIERHLDQTVDVAELARIAATSEYHLRRMFSTLAGMPLSEYVRRRRLTVAGAEVLAARETLLEIAVRYGYGSGEAFARAFRAMHGVGPGEARRAGAALSSQPRMSFRLILEGSSSMRYRIADKPAFTVVGLKTRVPLVHAGPNQAIMDFVRGIDPQVMGGLEKLSDQEPRGVVAVCDDLDPSRAEGTELDYYQGVVTSAAAPEGMSALDVPAGTWAVFTTCGPMPQAVQELWRDAFTQWFPSNPYRSRPGPEILRLRLSPDKNEADAELWLPVEPERG, encoded by the coding sequence GTGCTGGAGAAGCTCAACCAGGCCATGGAGCACATCGAGCGGCACCTCGACCAGACGGTCGACGTGGCCGAACTGGCGCGCATCGCGGCGACTTCGGAGTACCACCTGCGCAGGATGTTCTCCACGCTCGCGGGCATGCCGCTGTCGGAGTACGTCCGGCGCCGGCGCCTCACGGTCGCCGGCGCCGAGGTGCTCGCCGCGCGGGAGACGCTGCTGGAGATCGCGGTGCGCTACGGCTACGGCTCGGGCGAGGCCTTCGCGCGGGCGTTCCGCGCCATGCACGGCGTCGGGCCGGGCGAGGCCCGGCGCGCCGGTGCCGCGCTCAGCTCCCAGCCCCGGATGTCCTTCCGCCTCATCCTTGAGGGGAGCAGCAGTATGCGCTACCGCATAGCGGACAAGCCGGCCTTCACCGTCGTCGGCCTCAAGACCCGTGTGCCCCTGGTGCACGCGGGGCCGAACCAAGCAATCATGGACTTCGTCCGTGGCATCGACCCGCAGGTCATGGGAGGTCTGGAGAAGCTGTCGGACCAGGAGCCGCGGGGTGTCGTCGCGGTGTGCGACGACCTGGACCCCAGCCGCGCCGAAGGGACGGAACTCGACTACTACCAGGGAGTGGTCACCTCCGCGGCCGCCCCCGAGGGCATGTCCGCCCTGGACGTCCCGGCGGGCACCTGGGCGGTGTTCACCACCTGCGGCCCGATGCCGCAGGCCGTCCAGGAGCTGTGGCGTGACGCGTTCACCCAGTGGTTCCCGTCGAACCCCTACCGCAGCCGCCCCGGCCCCGAGATCCTGCGGCTCCGCCTGTCGCCGGACAAGAACGAGGCCGACGCCGAGCTGTGGCTGCCGGTGGAGCCGGAACGCGGCTGA
- a CDS encoding carboxymuconolactone decarboxylase family protein, which yields MDSQAQRTPETPAPLQARMQNPAAVIPETMPAILSVMKAAEKGGVPRKTLELVHLRASQINGCGHCVDSGVRSARKGGETDERLFAVAAWREAPYFTDAERAALALAESVTRLSDSADPVPDAVWNEAAQHYDERRLAGLLLWIATSNFFNRLNVPTKQIAGAGW from the coding sequence ATGGACTCCCAGGCCCAGCGGACCCCCGAGACCCCCGCCCCTCTCCAGGCCCGGATGCAGAACCCGGCGGCCGTCATTCCGGAGACCATGCCCGCGATCCTCAGCGTCATGAAGGCCGCGGAGAAGGGCGGCGTGCCGCGGAAGACCCTGGAACTCGTCCACCTGCGCGCGAGCCAGATCAACGGCTGCGGCCACTGCGTGGACAGCGGCGTGCGCAGCGCCCGCAAGGGCGGCGAGACGGACGAGCGCCTCTTCGCGGTGGCGGCCTGGCGCGAGGCCCCGTACTTCACCGACGCCGAGCGCGCGGCGCTGGCCCTGGCCGAGTCGGTCACGCGGCTGAGTGACAGCGCCGACCCGGTGCCGGACGCGGTCTGGAACGAGGCCGCGCAGCACTACGACGAGCGCCGGCTGGCGGGCCTGTTGCTCTGGATCGCGACGAGCAACTTCTTCAACCGCCTGAACGTGCCGACGAAGCAGATCGCGGGAGCCGGCTGGTAG
- the sigJ gene encoding RNA polymerase sigma factor SigJ, translating to MDEKDFLADRFEQHRGQLRAVAYRMLGSLAEAEDAVQEAWLRLSRTDTSDVENLGGWLTRVVGRVCLDMLRSRASRGEESLDVRLPDPVVSGEDVKDPEHEALVADSVGLALIVVLETLTPAERLAFVLHDMFAVPFEDIAPLVGRTPAAARQLASRARRRVRGEAPAPDADLTRQREVVSAFLAAARSGDFDALVAVLDPDVVARSDGGALRPGAVVRGAAAVAGQAMSFARFAAVARPALVNGTAGVVSFADGQPMSVLAFTITGGKIVEIDILADPERLRRLDLAVLDG from the coding sequence ATGGACGAGAAGGATTTCCTGGCCGATCGTTTCGAGCAGCACCGCGGTCAGCTCCGGGCCGTGGCCTACCGCATGCTCGGCTCGCTGGCCGAGGCCGAGGACGCCGTGCAGGAGGCGTGGCTCAGACTCAGCCGCACGGACACGAGCGACGTGGAGAACCTGGGCGGCTGGCTGACCAGGGTCGTCGGGCGCGTGTGCCTGGACATGCTGCGTTCGCGCGCCTCGCGGGGTGAGGAGTCGCTCGACGTGCGGCTGCCCGACCCGGTCGTGAGCGGCGAGGACGTCAAGGACCCCGAGCACGAGGCGCTCGTCGCGGACTCGGTCGGGCTCGCCCTGATCGTGGTGCTGGAGACGCTGACGCCGGCCGAACGGCTCGCCTTCGTCCTGCACGACATGTTCGCCGTGCCCTTCGAGGACATCGCTCCTCTCGTCGGGCGCACCCCCGCGGCCGCCCGCCAGCTCGCGAGCCGCGCACGGCGGAGGGTACGGGGAGAGGCCCCGGCGCCGGACGCCGACCTGACCCGCCAGCGGGAGGTCGTCAGCGCGTTCCTGGCGGCCGCCCGCAGCGGCGACTTCGACGCGCTCGTGGCCGTGCTCGACCCCGACGTCGTGGCGCGGTCCGACGGCGGCGCGCTGCGTCCGGGAGCCGTGGTGCGCGGCGCGGCGGCCGTGGCCGGGCAGGCGATGTCCTTCGCGCGGTTCGCCGCGGTCGCGCGGCCTGCGCTTGTCAACGGGACCGCGGGCGTCGTGTCGTTCGCGGACGGGCAGCCGATGTCCGTTCTGGCCTTCACCATCACCGGAGGGAAGATCGTCGAGATCGACATCCTGGCCGACCCCGAGCGTCTGCGCCGGCTCGATCTGGCCGTCCTCGACGGCTGA
- a CDS encoding SigE family RNA polymerase sigma factor: MTATATPVCTSASTAAVYPSFTSYVRARGAVLQRTARSLTSNPCDAEDLLQTALTKTYLAWDRIEDHRALDGYVRRALVNTRTSQWRKRRVDEFPCEDLPERETTPAPDPSEQQALRDAMWRAVHRLPDRQRAMVVLRYYEDLTEVQTAELLGVSVGTVKSAVSRALGKLREDPELARAA, encoded by the coding sequence ATGACAGCAACCGCGACGCCTGTGTGCACCAGCGCATCCACTGCCGCCGTGTACCCGTCGTTCACCTCGTACGTACGGGCCCGCGGCGCGGTGCTCCAGCGCACCGCCCGCTCACTGACCTCGAACCCGTGCGACGCCGAGGACCTGCTGCAGACGGCGCTCACCAAGACGTACCTGGCCTGGGACCGCATCGAGGACCACCGCGCCCTCGACGGCTACGTCCGCCGGGCCCTGGTCAACACCCGCACCTCCCAGTGGCGCAAGCGCAGGGTCGACGAGTTCCCCTGCGAGGACCTGCCGGAGCGGGAAACCACCCCGGCCCCGGACCCCTCCGAGCAGCAGGCGCTGCGCGACGCGATGTGGCGAGCCGTACACCGGCTGCCGGACCGGCAGCGGGCCATGGTCGTCCTCAGGTATTACGAGGACCTCACCGAGGTGCAGACCGCCGAGCTCCTGGGAGTGTCGGTCGGCACGGTGAAGAGCGCCGTCTCCCGCGCCCTGGGCAAGCTCCGCGAGGACCCGGAGCTGGCCCGGGCGGCGTGA
- a CDS encoding DUF1906 domain-containing protein: MHRRKKIIGYLVALMAALAQVVAHAVPVTAAPASGPLVFRGKGFDTCQAPPLTTLSAWGHSGYGAVGVYYGGRGRACPNQKYLSHRWLTGARDLGWRVLPIFVGSQSPCVLAESKRGYPIGDYPEDQGTDEGREAVRAASALGITSGSPLYLDMEAYDYGDEDCGGTTLAYIRSWSAAVDRRGYVPGFYSSAESGVRHMELSRRAGVSDLPDILWFARWRVPASTDHERALSSGAWQPHRRIHQYAGNVSETYGGRKLTIDRNLIDAPVASIE; this comes from the coding sequence ATGCACCGACGGAAAAAGATCATCGGATATCTCGTCGCCCTGATGGCGGCGCTGGCCCAGGTGGTCGCCCACGCCGTGCCCGTCACGGCCGCCCCGGCCTCGGGGCCCCTCGTCTTCCGGGGCAAGGGCTTCGACACCTGCCAGGCCCCGCCGCTGACCACCCTGAGCGCGTGGGGGCACTCCGGATACGGAGCCGTCGGCGTCTACTACGGCGGCCGAGGCCGCGCCTGCCCGAACCAGAAGTACCTCAGCCACCGGTGGCTGACCGGCGCCCGCGACCTGGGCTGGCGCGTGCTGCCGATCTTCGTGGGCTCGCAGTCGCCCTGCGTCCTCGCCGAGTCCAAGCGCGGCTACCCCATCGGCGACTACCCCGAGGACCAGGGCACCGACGAGGGCCGCGAGGCGGTGCGGGCCGCCTCCGCGCTCGGCATCACCTCCGGCAGCCCGCTCTACCTGGACATGGAGGCGTACGACTACGGCGACGAGGACTGCGGCGGCACGACCCTCGCCTACATCCGCTCCTGGAGCGCCGCCGTAGACCGCCGCGGCTACGTGCCCGGCTTCTACAGCAGCGCCGAGTCGGGCGTGCGCCACATGGAGCTCTCCCGCCGGGCGGGTGTGAGCGACCTCCCGGACATCCTGTGGTTCGCCCGCTGGCGGGTCCCGGCCTCCACCGACCATGAGCGCGCCCTGTCCTCCGGGGCCTGGCAGCCGCACCGCCGCATCCACCAGTACGCCGGCAACGTGAGCGAGACGTACGGTGGCCGGAAGCTGACCATCGACCGCAACCTGATCGACGCCCCGGTGGCCTCCATCGAGTGA
- a CDS encoding lipid-transfer protein yields the protein MSGLGGVAAVAGIGATAFTKDSGRSELALAAEAVRAALADAGLGPGDVDGMVTFTMDTSPEIAVAQATGIGELSFFSRVHYGGGAACATVQQAALAIATGVAEVVVCYRAFNERSGRRFGAGVRRREPSAEGVALGWALPFGLLTPASWVAMAARRYLHVHGLTPEVFGHVAVTSRRHAATNPAAHFHGRPVTLADHAASRWIAEPLRLLDCCQETDGGQALVVTSTARARTLRHPPAVVVAAAQGAGRAQEQMTSYYRDGMTGLPELAVVARQLWRDSGLRPHDVDVAVLYDHFTPYVLMQWEEFGFCAPGEGGAFTAAGAVPLNPHGGQLGEAYLHGMNGIAEAVRQLRGTSVNQVASAAHVLVTAGTGVPTSGLILGADG from the coding sequence GTGAGCGGCCTCGGCGGGGTCGCGGCCGTCGCCGGCATCGGCGCCACGGCGTTCACCAAGGACTCCGGCCGCAGCGAGCTGGCCCTGGCCGCGGAGGCCGTGCGGGCGGCCCTCGCGGACGCCGGGCTCGGGCCGGGCGACGTGGACGGCATGGTCACCTTCACCATGGACACCAGCCCCGAGATCGCCGTCGCCCAGGCCACCGGCATCGGGGAGCTGTCGTTCTTCTCCCGCGTCCACTACGGCGGCGGCGCGGCCTGCGCCACGGTGCAGCAGGCCGCGCTGGCGATCGCGACGGGGGTCGCGGAGGTCGTCGTCTGCTACCGCGCGTTCAACGAGCGCTCGGGGCGCCGCTTCGGGGCGGGGGTGCGGCGGCGCGAGCCGTCGGCGGAGGGGGTGGCCCTCGGCTGGGCGCTGCCCTTCGGACTGCTCACGCCGGCCTCGTGGGTGGCGATGGCGGCCCGGCGCTACCTCCACGTCCACGGTCTGACGCCGGAGGTCTTCGGCCATGTCGCCGTCACCAGCCGGCGGCACGCGGCGACGAACCCGGCCGCGCACTTCCACGGCCGCCCCGTCACCCTCGCCGACCACGCCGCGTCGCGCTGGATCGCCGAGCCGCTGCGGCTGCTGGACTGCTGCCAGGAGACCGACGGCGGCCAGGCCCTGGTCGTCACGAGCACCGCCCGCGCCCGTACGCTCCGCCACCCGCCCGCCGTGGTCGTCGCCGCCGCGCAGGGCGCGGGCCGGGCGCAGGAGCAGATGACCAGCTACTACCGCGACGGAATGACGGGACTGCCCGAGCTGGCGGTGGTCGCACGGCAGTTGTGGCGCGACAGCGGGCTGCGGCCGCACGACGTCGATGTGGCCGTCCTCTACGACCACTTCACGCCGTACGTACTGATGCAGTGGGAGGAGTTCGGCTTCTGCGCTCCCGGCGAGGGCGGCGCCTTCACGGCGGCCGGGGCGGTGCCCCTCAACCCGCACGGCGGCCAGCTGGGCGAGGCCTACCTCCACGGTATGAACGGCATCGCCGAGGCCGTGCGGCAGTTGCGCGGCACCTCGGTGAACCAGGTCGCGAGCGCCGCACACGTGCTCGTCACCGCGGGGACGGGGGTTCCCACGTCGGGGCTCATTCTCGGCGCAGACGGATGA
- a CDS encoding MaoC/PaaZ C-terminal domain-containing protein, with protein sequence MLAPLTVPVTRTLIVAGALASRDYQDVHHDPEAARAKGAPDIFMNILTTNGLVGRFLTERLGPGAVLRALAVRLGVPNYPGDELVLTGSVTSVAGAGLRVALAGTNRLGRHVTGTATVALPGRVR encoded by the coding sequence GTGCTGGCCCCCCTCACCGTGCCCGTCACGCGCACCCTCATCGTCGCGGGCGCGCTGGCGTCCCGCGACTACCAGGACGTGCACCACGACCCGGAGGCCGCCCGGGCCAAGGGCGCGCCGGACATCTTCATGAACATCCTCACCACCAACGGCCTCGTGGGCCGCTTCCTCACCGAACGGCTGGGTCCCGGCGCCGTGCTGCGCGCCCTCGCCGTCCGCCTCGGTGTCCCCAACTACCCCGGAGACGAACTGGTGCTGACCGGAAGCGTCACGTCCGTGGCGGGGGCCGGCCTCCGGGTCGCCCTGGCCGGCACCAACCGCCTCGGCCGCCACGTCACCGGCACGGCCACCGTCGCCCTCCCGGGGCGGGTCCGGTGA